A single Capricornis sumatraensis isolate serow.1 chromosome 20, serow.2, whole genome shotgun sequence DNA region contains:
- the CAPNS2 gene encoding calpain small subunit 2, whose amino-acid sequence MFLAKALLEGANQGLGQALGGLLGGGDQRRGGGNIGGIVGGIVNFISEAAAAQYTPEPPPTQQHFTNVETNESEDVRRFRQQFAQLAGPDMEVGATDLMNILNKVLSKHKDLKSDGFSLDTCRSIVSVMDSDTTGKLGFEEFKYLWNNIKKWQCVYKQYDRDQSGFLGNSQLRGALQAAGFQLNEQLYQMIVRRYTEEDGSMDFNNFISCLVRLDAMFRAFKSLDRDADGLIQVSIQEWLQLTMYS is encoded by the coding sequence ATGTTTCTTGCAAAGGCTCTTTTGGAAGGAGCAAATCAAGGTCTTGGACAAGCCCTTGGAGGCCTTCTTGGAGGAGGCGatcagagaagaggaggagggaataTTGGAGGGATAGTTGGAGGAATTGTGAATTTTATCAGTGAAGCTGCGGCTGCTCAGTATACCCCAGAACCACCACCTACTCAGCAACATTTCACCAACGTGGAGACCAATGAAAGTGAGGATGTTAGGCGTTTTCGGCAACAGTTTGCTCAGCTGGCTGGACCAGACATGGAGGTGGGTGCCACTGACCTAATGAATATTCTCAACAAAGTCCTTTCTAAGCACAAGGATCTGAAGTCTGACGGCTTTAGTCTTGACACCTGCCGGAGCATTGTATCTGTCATGGACAGTGACACGACTGGGAAGCTGGGCTTTGAAGAATTTAAGTATCTCTGGAACAACATCAAGAAATGGCAGTGTGTTTACAAGCAGTATGACAGGGACCAATCTGGATTTTTGGGAAATTCTCAGCTTCGGGGGGCTCTGCAGGCAGCAGGCTTCCAGCTAAATGAGCAACTTTACCAAATGATTGTCCGCCGATACACCGAGGAGGATGGAAGTATGGACTTTAACAACTTCATCAGCTGCCTGGTTCGCCTGGATGCCATGTTCCGTGCCTTCAAATCCCTGGATAGAGATGCAGATGGCCTGATTCAGGTTTCTATCCAAGAGTGGCTGCAGCTGACCATGTATTCCTGA